The Flammeovirga agarivorans genome has a window encoding:
- a CDS encoding GNAT family N-acetyltransferase, with protein sequence MTSKVIIALANKSEFKELGELVINVYSKLEGFPQPDVYPDYYSTLANFGELVIDPSVKVFKAVYNQEILGMVIYFDNMEFYGSGGTAPEEKNAGGFRLLAVKESAKGKGVGRLLIEHCISLAKDSQHQNLIIHSTEAMKTARKIYDKYGFQRAVDLDFLHDGLDVFGYRLSL encoded by the coding sequence ATGACTTCCAAGGTAATCATTGCACTAGCGAATAAATCAGAATTTAAGGAGCTCGGAGAATTAGTAATTAATGTCTATTCAAAATTAGAGGGCTTCCCTCAGCCCGATGTCTATCCTGATTATTACTCTACTTTGGCCAATTTCGGAGAATTAGTAATTGATCCATCAGTAAAAGTTTTCAAGGCGGTATATAACCAAGAAATTCTAGGTATGGTAATCTATTTTGATAATATGGAATTTTATGGTTCAGGCGGAACTGCACCAGAAGAAAAAAATGCTGGTGGTTTTAGGTTATTAGCTGTAAAAGAATCTGCTAAAGGTAAGGGAGTAGGTCGTTTATTAATAGAGCATTGTATATCCTTAGCCAAGGATAGTCAACATCAAAATTTAATTATACATTCTACTGAAGCCATGAAAACAGCTAGGAAAATTTACGATAAATATGGTTTCCAACGGGCAGTAGATTTAGATTTTTTACATGATGGGTTAGATGTTTTTGGTTATCGACTTTCTTTGTAG
- a CDS encoding helix-turn-helix domain-containing protein produces the protein MQVEGRLDEFLRIELITKDNHHILQEKFDTEKTVLWFQDDNTRLNIDSVPYHFKKDQVITFTELYKIEVVEMGEAKMFQFNRSFYCIVEHDSDVDCKGILFFGAKHLPEFSLDDDDKNALKYIWEMMLVEMSSKKYLHMPMLQSLMKQVLIVCTRNYKSQNNIHEIEKGHMDIIRQFTFLVEKNFKELFTVADYADLLHKSPKTLSNVFSKNGYKAPLQIIQERRILEARRLLQYSSCTISEVAFDLGFSDIQTFNRFFKRHKEMTPSAFKQKYGK, from the coding sequence ATGCAAGTTGAAGGAAGATTAGATGAGTTCTTAAGAATTGAACTGATCACAAAAGACAATCATCATATACTACAAGAAAAATTTGATACAGAAAAAACGGTTCTTTGGTTCCAAGACGATAACACAAGGCTAAATATTGATAGTGTTCCTTATCACTTTAAGAAAGATCAAGTCATTACTTTTACAGAATTATATAAAATAGAAGTAGTGGAAATGGGTGAAGCAAAAATGTTTCAGTTCAATAGATCATTCTACTGTATTGTTGAACATGATAGTGATGTGGATTGTAAAGGAATACTTTTCTTTGGTGCTAAACACTTACCCGAATTTTCGTTAGATGACGATGACAAAAATGCATTAAAATATATATGGGAAATGATGCTTGTCGAAATGTCTTCAAAAAAGTACTTACATATGCCAATGCTTCAATCATTAATGAAACAAGTACTTATTGTTTGTACGCGAAACTATAAAAGTCAAAACAATATCCATGAAATAGAAAAAGGGCATATGGATATTATTAGACAGTTTACTTTCCTGGTTGAGAAGAACTTCAAAGAACTTTTCACAGTAGCAGATTATGCTGATTTATTACACAAAAGTCCGAAAACATTATCGAATGTATTTTCTAAGAATGGATACAAAGCACCACTTCAAATTATCCAAGAAAGACGCATACTAGAAGCAAGACGATTATTACAATACTCAAGTTGTACAATTTCAGAAGTTGCTTTCGATTTAGGGTTCTCTGATATTCAAACCTTTAATAGGTTCTTTAAAAGACATAAAGAAATGACTCCTTCTGCCTTTAAACAGAAATATGGGAAATAG